CCATCTCTCACATGGAAAAAATGCTACGAAATCATAATCCAGTCCAAACAGTCTCAGTAATCCTCGGCTATAAAGGCAGAGAAAAACAGTACCATGAACAATACAGCTAGGAGTCTAGAACAAGAACGCTTCTAGCGCCAAATCAACCACATTCTGAAACTTATCATCTTTAGAGCCAGAGATCACACAGGAATAAAGTAATCTAACAGAAGATGAATGCCATGTAGCCTGTTCAAGTGATAACTAAAAGGAGACATCTTGCATAGGGTAGACAGCAATCAGCAATCTGAAAGAACCTCAGGGGAAGTGTTCGTTAAGAACCTCGATGGATGCGCACTAAGCCGCATCTACATTCCATCAATCCTCCCTCGTCCGCCACGATTCATATATATCTCTCAAAACTTCTCGTCGAACAGAAAGAATATCTTCTGGAGAGAGATGATCCTAACCTTGCATTCCAGGTACATgtatcttgtgtgtgtgtgtgtgtgtgtgacaacaGAAATGTACACATTCAAGAAAATGGAAGGCAACAAGTACATCACCCTTGACAACGGTGGAAACAAATGAATAAACACAAAGGTATACATGTGGCCTAACCAACAAGGCTGCAAACTAATCTAGGATAACTGCGGAGAGTAAACCAACAAATCAGCATCCTGCAGTATAACTCAACGCCATAATACGGACCGTACATTAACTACAGTAAGCTTGCAAAGTAGTAAGCTTGATATACAATATTGACATGTAGCTTATGCATAACATGATCAGATGTGGGCATTGTGGATTCCAGTTTACCAATCAAAGAAGAATTCAGAGAAGCCTATACCTAGAACATCTTTACTGATGCATAATTTGATATAACTAATCCATCAGGCCACTGCTAGGAATAACAAagaaaagaacgacatccattgAAGCATCATTAGCATTTCCTCGGACAGTGGACATAAAAGAACATTAATATTTCCTCGGTCTAGTGCTAGAGATAGCTATGAAGCTAGACATAAAAGTTTGTTCCTCAACAATTTAATCTAAGCTCAATGAAAACACATCAAAAGGAATATCTCAAAATCTTTTTCAGATGACCTGCCAAACATTCGACCTTCCAGCTATAATTAAGTATGGTAGTCATGATCTGGATACCTATTTCCagtaccaacaccaacaccaacatatGCAACCTTACAAACATAAAGCAGACACAGTActcactcatcatcatcttcaatgtAGATGTCACTCGTTGACATAACCTTCCTTGCGCCCCTCGAAACCAGGGCGCATAAGCTTCTTCTCGCGCTTCTCTATTTTGCGCGCCTTCTTCTCCTCTGCCCGGCCCTGGATGTTCTCCTTCCGcttattctgcttctgcttcttcttgATGTCCACGGTCCTCTGCCTGTCCTTCCACTCATCTGCGTGCTTCTGCTgcctcttcttatccttcttcatgCTCTCTTTAATCAACTTGGGGTTGTCGTGCACCTTCTCCCCAGCTGCGCGCCTTGTTGCCACATCCCAGGCCATCTTGGTGGCCTTTTTAGGATCCTCCTTTGCCCGCTGCATCCGCTTAGCCTGCTCcagctccttcttcttgttcttgaccctcctcttcttcctccgcctTGCTTCCTTTGGATCGACCAACACATTGCCATACATGATATCTGGTGCCTTCTCTTCCCCTTCCTTCTTGTGCTTCTTCCCATCCTTACCCTCTGTGTCATCCTCACGCTTCCGCTTTGTACCATCCTCCTTCCCCTTCAATTTAGCACCCTTTGCCTTCTTACCCTTCTCCTTCTGGGGCTTATTCAGGAACTCTGGCCTGGTGCACCGGTTCCCACGAAGCTCTGTAATGCGGCGATGAAGCCGCTCTCGCAGCTCCTCGTAAGTCACCGATCGGTCTTCAGAAACAACTGCTGCTGGGGCGATCtgcatctcctcctcctcatcctcttcctcctcttcttcatctcccTCTTCGTTGTCCTGGTCGTCGTCGCCACCCTCTGAGGTGGCCTCGTCGTCGGACTCCTGGCTTTCGTCTTGtgacttatcctcctcctcttccttcttctcctccgcctcttgGTCGGCAACGGACTTCTTGAGAAGGTCGAGGGTGGAGGAAGGCGGCCCCGCGGGGTCGAGGCGGGCTCGGCGGGCAGCCTTGATATTGGCGCGGGACTGAGCCTTCATGGCCGCCTTGGCGGCCTTGGAGAGGCCTTGGTAGTAGGGGCGAACGTCATCgtcggcggagaggtagaagcgcGGGGGTATAAGCTGCACGAGGGCGTCGAAGAACATGGAGTGCCCATGGATACCGTCGCAGTCAGCTGCTGCTGCTAGGAGCTCGGCGGCCTTGGCGCTGGCAACGGCGGAATCGTGGTCGGCAgccgcagcggcggcggcggcggcggcggaggccgaGGGTTTCCTGCCCATTGCGGTAAGCGTTTGGAGGGTTTCAGCGATGGAGGGGTTTGCTGTCTCTGGCCTTCAAGGGGTCTATATTATGGCTGCAATTGTGCTTTTAGTTTGATGGGCCATACTGGGCTTCTAATGACCAACTACGGCGTAAGGGGTGAGAGCGCGAGGCCCTTCCTTCCGTCTGAACCCACTCTTTCCAAATCAACTAACTAAGAGCAATGACCGTAAtataaaagtaaaaataaaaactgTTTACAGTTTCGATAAAAAAAGACGTCTAGCAGATCCTCAAAACTCGTTCGGCCCTTAAATTTT
This genomic stretch from Hordeum vulgare subsp. vulgare chromosome 6H, MorexV3_pseudomolecules_assembly, whole genome shotgun sequence harbors:
- the LOC123401622 gene encoding ribosomal RNA-processing protein 14; amino-acid sequence: MGRKPSASAAAAAAAAAADHDSAVASAKAAELLAAAADCDGIHGHSMFFDALVQLIPPRFYLSADDDVRPYYQGLSKAAKAAMKAQSRANIKAARRARLDPAGPPSSTLDLLKKSVADQEAEEKKEEEEDKSQDESQESDDEATSEGGDDDQDNEEGDEEEEEEDEEEEMQIAPAAVVSEDRSVTYEELRERLHRRITELRGNRCTRPEFLNKPQKEKGKKAKGAKLKGKEDGTKRKREDDTEGKDGKKHKKEGEEKAPDIMYGNVLVDPKEARRRKKRRVKNKKKELEQAKRMQRAKEDPKKATKMAWDVATRRAAGEKVHDNPKLIKESMKKDKKRQQKHADEWKDRQRTVDIKKKQKQNKRKENIQGRAEEKKARKIEKREKKLMRPGFEGRKEGYVNE